In the bacterium SCSIO 12741 genome, TGCCGGATATCAGCTTGCCCGATGAAAATGGAACTTCCAAGACGCTGTATTCCATGTTGGGTAAAGTGACCTTGGTTGATTTTTGGGCTGCCTGGTGTCGTCCATGTCGGGCGGAGAACCCCAATGTGGTAAGTACCTACAATCAGTTTAAGAGCAAAGGTTTTGATGTAATCGGTATTTCGCTGGATAAAAATAAGGAGCAATGGCAAGCTGCAATTGCCCAGGATAACCTCACGTGGACTCATTTGAGTGACCTCCAGCAATGGAATTCGGTAGCTTGTAAGGTTTATAATGTGAATGGTATTCCGGCGAACTTTCTGGTTGACGAAAACGGAACCATCCTCGCTCGCAACTTGAGAGGGCCAGACTTACCAGCTCGGGTAGCTGAACTGGTGGCCCAATAGGCCTGTCTGCTCTTCTTTTTGGAGACCTTGTCTTCAAATTCCTCCAAATTCATTTAGGGGTGTTATTTTTAGGCCATGAATAAATGGTTAAACATCGGGTGCTGGTTTTTTATGGCTTTCTTCCTACTGGGAATTGACGCCTCGGCACAAACCCATACCCACGGTCCCTGGACTTCCACTGAAAATGAACGAAGCGATACCTTCGATATTCTTCATTACGACGTAGATCTCGACGTTTCCGATTGGAGCGGCGGGCAAGTGAAAGGGTATTGCGAGCTAACCGTAGAAGCTCGTCAAAACAATTTGAATTCCATCGAACTTGATCTGCTCAAAATGCAGGTTGCTCAAGTGGAAGTGGGAGGAAATACAGCCACTTATACGTACAATGACAGTTTACTCCGAGTAAACCTTCCTACCATGAACACCGGTGACCGGCAGACCATTGAAGTTTGGTATCAGGGAAAGCCCTATCAGGATGGACAATGGGGGGATGGTACAAGTCTGGAAGTTATGCTTTTAACTTAGGAGTCGGTTTTGAAACCATACCCCATAATCTTGGGAAAGTATGGCACCCTTGTTTCGACAATTTTGTGGAGCGAGCCACCTATGATTTGAGCCTTAAAACCACAGGAGGTAGATTGGGAGTGGGAAGCGGTGTTCTAACCCAAGTAGATACATTGGGATTGGATACACTGGTGTATCACTGGCAATTGAATCAACAGATTCCTACCTATTTGTATGGAATAGCGGTTGCAAATTACACCCCCATACTTGATACCATTCAGGGCGTGTATGGTCCTATGCCCAAGAGTCTATACGCTCTTCCAGGTGATGTCAACCGATTGAAAAATGCCTTCGTTAATCTCGACTCCGCCTACCGCAGTTATGAAAAAGCCTTTGGTCCCTATCATTGGGATCGAGTAGGGTATAGCCTAACCACACAAGGGGCGATGGAGCATGCTACTAATATTTGTTATCCCATTTTTCCGGGTGGTCAATTCCCCGATGAAACGACTATGGCACACGAACTTTCGCATCACTGGTGGGGGAATTTGGTGACCTGTGAAACCGATCGTGATATGTGGATCAACGAGGGTATGGCAGTATTTAGTGAATACGTTTTTCAAGAAGATCTATATGGCGATGAGGTCATGAAGGCGGATATGGCTTCCAACTTGTTTATGGTGGTTCATGATGCTCCCTTGGAGGAAGATGGATATCAACCCATCTCGGGCGTACCACGTATCCATACCTATGGCACCCACACCTATCGCAAAGGATCGTTGGTTGGTTATAATTTGAAAACTTGGTTGGGTGACGCTGTATTCTACGATGCCATGACCGCTTTTCTGGATTCCTTTCAGTTTGATCATGTTAATAGCTATACGCTTCGAGACTTTTTGACTTCCTATACAGGTAAAGATCACACCTCATTTTTTGATCGATGGGTTTTTGAGCCTGGATTTCCCGGGTTCTCGGTGGATACCTTTTATATGGAAGCTACTGCCGGATTGAACCGGGCCCATGTACGTATTCGTCAACGAAAAGGAGGAAGCGTAGAATGGTACGACGAGGTTCCGCTAACCCTTACTTTATGGGATTCCTTGTGGAATGCTTCAGATCATCCCATTATCGTAAATGGAGAGGTAAGCAACTTTGCTATTGATATACCGGGATGGGCTGTATTTGCTGAGCTCAATCGTGATCATGAATTGAATTATGCGATGACCTCTCAGGAGCAGGTTGTAAAGCAGCCAGGAGGATTAAATGTAACGCATATCAATATGGCAGTGAGTTGTGGGTCAGTGAAAGACTCTGCTTACGTTAAAGTAGCTGCTCATTGGACTTCGCCCTTTATTGATCTGAAGAACGCAGTGGATTTGGGTGTAAGGGTAAATCCGAGGAGATATTTTGCCGTTACCGGCTGGGACAAGGACGCCACTTTTAACGGAGCGATATTCTACCGGGCCAAATCCAATGGTGTGGATCAGGGTTTGATTCAATACCATGAAGATAGCCTGGTGCTTTTGTACCGCGAATTCCCTGGCGCCGATTGGGAGTTGTATCCTCATTACAACGTGTTAGCTGGAGCACCAAATGATAGTAACGGTACCGTTCAGATCACTCAATTGCAATTGGGGGAATATGTCCTGGCCGAACGCGACAGTTCCATCAATGAATCCTTGTTGAGCCTGGGAGCCTATCCATTTGAAGAAAAACCTTGGATGGTCTATCCCAACCCAGCCAAAGATCAAATCCATTTTGAGCGAATTTCAGATCAAGAAGCCAGGGATGTGGTGCTGTTGGATATTCGCGGAAAGGAAAAAGGACATTATCTCTGGAATAAGGGGGAGAAGCGCTTAACCGTGCCAACTCAGACTCTGGATAACGGGGTATATTTTTATTTAATTGGAAATGAAGAAACCAATGATTGGAGTTTTGGAAGGATTGTTATTCAAAAATAGTGGAGTAAAAGGTTGGTTATCAGTAGTTGTTTTGCTGTTTCCAATTTTGGGAATAGCGCAGGATGGCTACAACCGAGATCGTGGTTTTGATGTAAAGCATTATGTTTTTGAGTTGGAATTGAGCGACCGTTCTGATAGCCTTTATGGAAAGACTTCCATTGATCTTAAACTCACCGATAGAACGGACGAGATTCAATTGGATTTGGTTCAATCTGCTAAGGGCAAAACGGGCATGACCGTAAGTGCAGTATCTGCCCTAAACTTTGGCGTTTCATTTAAACAGAAAAAGGACGTATTGTACATAAACCTCGGTGAATTCTACGATACGGGCAAAGAAATGCAGGTGGTGGTTGAGTACAGTGGGATACCTGCTGATGGATTGATTATCGGTGAAAATAAGTTTGGCGATCGTACCTTTTTTGGTGATAATTGGCCAAACCGTGCCCACCATTGGCTTCCTCTGGTTGATCATCCCTACGATAAGGCCACTTTGGAGTTTAAAGTGACTGCTCCCGAGTATTATTCAGTAGTGTCAAATGGAGCCTTAAAAGAGATTTCCCATATTGGGAATGGTCAGAAATTGACCCACTGGATTTCTTCTAAAGAACTGCCAACCAAGGTGATGGTGGTAGGTGTTGCTCGATTTGCCATGGATATTTCCGGAGAGGTAAACGGTCACGAGGTCTCAGCCTGGGTTTATCCGCAGGAAAGAGAGAAGGGATTTTACGATTATGCTCGGGCTACTGATATTCTGAGGTGGTTTGAAAAGAAGATAGCTCCCTATCCCTATGAGAAACTGGCTAACGTGCAATCCAAAACCCGATATGGGGGCATGGAAAACGCCGGCTGTATTTTTTACCATGAGAATTCCATCGATGGTAAAAGAGGTGAGGAGCCTTTATTGACTCATGAGATTGCGCATCAGTGGTTTGGGAACTCCGCCAGTGAAGCGGATTGGCACCATGTTTGGCTTTCAGAAGGTTTTGCGACGTATTTAACCGAGGTCTTTAAGCAGGACGTATACGGCGAAGCGGCCTTTGATAAAGGAATGAATCAGGCTGGGGAGCGAGTGAAGCGGTATTTAAAGGTAAATCCCAAGAGCGCCATTATTGATACCAATATTCGCGATTTGAACCGCTTGCTAACTCCAAGCACTTATCAAAAGGCGGCTTGGTTTCTTCATACATTAAGAAGTTATGTGGGAGATCGCGCATTTTGGACCGGTGTTAAGGAGTATTACGAGACTTATCAGTACAGTAATGCCTGGTCCGAGGATTTGAGGGAGATGCTAGAAAAGGCATCTGGAAAAGACCTTAAGCCGCTGTTTGATACGTGGTTATACAATCCTGGAATTCCAACCGTGGCCTATACTTGGGAGTACGATGAGGCTTCTAAGAAGGCTGTGGTTCAAATCATACAAGAACAGGACAAGCCCTTTGCACTACCGGTGCAAATTGAAGTGGTATCTGCAGGCGACGAGCAAATGCTGCATGATTACTTGGTAACGGATAAGGAATGGAAAGTGGAATTCCCTATGGACCAGGCTCCAAAAGCAATTAATTGGAGCTCCAAAAGTTTGCTTATTAATCGAAAATAATCCCCATTCTGGACGGAAATTCCCAATTTGGGACTATTGTTGGTGGGTGTCAAATTTTGGCATGGATCTAAACTGCTGTGAATCAGGTGAAAACAAAATTGGCACTTGATGATGCCAAATTTGGTATAAGAATGGTAATAGGATAATCATGAATCGCTCGATTCATTATAGTTTAGTTTAAGGTTGGTTGGTTGATGCAATGAGGGTTTCTTTGAAACCCTTTTTGCATTCTTAGAGCTGATGATGCGATGCGATATCAAGATTAGCGCATCCCTTTCCAACACCCAATAGTTTTTTCCTTAGTGACCATTTTCGTTTCCCTGACCTAATGTATTGTACATCAGGGTGATTGATTTGGGTTTTGTTCCTATTTCCATGAGTTACAGGCGATCCAACTTCGGGATAGGTAATATTGCAGCGACCCAGGCGTGGGTCATAGATTGCCTTTTAAGGCGTGTATTTAATTGTTTTAGAGGCTTAAGCCTTGTCACGGAGGACTACAGTGCTAAATCCGATTTCCGCCTTTATTTAGTCTCTGTGGCTGTGGGAAGTTTTAGGCTTTTGAGTAGTTTGGAAACTTCTTTGTTGGATAAATCTCTAACCTTGATTCCCCTTCCATATTTTCCTCGACTTTGTGTGACATATCCTGAATCCGCTTGAATGACGATGCGATAGGTTAAAGTGGTGTCTGGAGGGTTCTGATTGAAGAAGTTGTCGAATACCGATGAGGTCTTTTTTCCAATCTCTTGCTCCTTTTCACTGGCCACTTCGGATAGCACGGTCATTTTTTGTGTACTTGAAACGAGCGTCTGGCCTTCACTAACAAAACGAGGACTGGTAAAACTATATTCACCAGGCTTGTTAGCTTTTAATAGATAGGTAATCGTTGTGGTTGTATTCATTTTCCCATTAGCAATGCTCGTGGAGCTCGAACGATTGGGGCCTGACATAACCTCTATGTAACGTGGAATCTGAACTTGAGAAATGGAATCGGGTGAACAGGAGCAGGAGAAGCTCACCTTAAAAACTCCAAATCGTTTTACTTCAGTTGGCTTGATTTCGGTTTTTACAGAATCTTGTTGGCTCCATCCTAAGGCAGGGAGAGCGATCAGGTAAAGGGCGAAAAGTAGTTTATTCATGGTGCGAAAATAAAAAAGCCCTCTACCAAAGGCAGAAGGCTTTTTAAAATTTATGGCGTTTGAGAATTACTCCTCAATCACTTCAAACTTAACTGCACTTTCGATTTCCTTGTGCAATTTGATTTTGGCTTCGTAAGTACCAATTTGCTTAATTGGCTCTTCCAAAATGCTGATGTTCTTACGGTCGATGTCGAAACCAAGTTTCTTAATCGCGTCAGCCACCTGCAGGTTAGTAACAGAACCGAAGATTTTTCCGTTCTCACCAACTTTAGCACCTACTTTGATTGAGATCTCAGCCAATTTCTTAGCTGTAGATTCAGCCTCATCGCGTAGCTTCTGAATTTTGTGAGCTCTTTGTCTTAGGTTTTCTTCTCTAACCTTGCGAGCTGAATCAGTTGCTACAATAGCCATTCCTTTAGGGATCAGGTAGTTTCTTCCGTAACCGTCTTTTACTGTTACCAAATCATCGGTATCGCCTAAGCCCTTTACGTTTTGTTTCAATATAACTTCCATCGTAACTGTCTCCTGTCTTTTTAAATGAATTATTTGATCAAATCGCCGGTGTAAGGCATCAAAGCCAAATGTCTAGCTCTTTTAATAGCGGTGGAAACTTTACGCTGGTATTTGAGTGAAGTACCAGTGATACGACGAGGAAGAATTTTACCTTGATCGTTCACAAACTTCAACAGGAAGTTAGCGTCTTTATAATCGATGTACTTAATTCTGCTCTTACGGAAGCGACAGAATTTTTCCTTTTTGATTTCGATGTTAATCGGAGTCAGATATCTGATCTCGTTTTGATTATCTGCCATGGTCTTTTCTTTTAATGCGTTTTACTTAACAAGTATTTAGGCTTCAGCCGGAGTTTTATCTGTCTTTCTTCTGCTCTCTGCGAATTTGATGGAGTGCTTGTCCATTTTGATAGACAAGAACCGCATAATACGCTCATCACGTTTCATCTCAATTTCCAGACGTGCAATTTGACTTCCTTCTAATTCAAACTCAAACAAGTGGTAAAAACCAGTTGATTTTTTCTGAATAGGGTAAGCCAGCTTGCGCAATCCCCAGTGATCCTGGTAGGTGATGTTTGCACCTAACGACTTCAAAAGATCCTCGAATTTTTTGACTGTTTCCTTTACCTGATCTTCAGATAAAACGGGAGTTAGAATGAAAACAGTTTCATAACGATTAACCATTTCTACTTAAATTTTTGATTTATTGAAATTTACAATCTCTTAAAAAGAGTCGGCAAAAGTACTGCTTTTTTGTGGAATGTTCAATGGTCAGGTTAAATTTTCAATGATCAATTTGGCGGGTCGATTAGTCATTAGATTATTTCAACTAAATTTGAGCAACAACCGAATAAAACCAAAATCAAAACTAACCTTTACTAATGAGAACATATGATTTAGAGCAAAGGCTAATTGCCTTTTCCATCTCAGCTGTCAATTATACCGATACCATTCAAAAAACATTTGCCTGTGACCATTTATGCAAGCAATTAATAAGGTCTTCAACTTCATCTGCGTTAAACTATGCAGAATCGGTAGGAAGTGAGTCAGATAAAGATTTCATTCACAAACAAAGTATAGTCCTGAAGGAATTAAGGGAAACCTTCGTATGTCTCCAGATTTTAGAAGGGCTGAACAAATCAAGTGATCTGTCAAAATTTAATGGCCTAGAGAAGGAGTGTGAGGAATTAGTCAAGATTACCTATGCCAGCATCTCTACAGTTAAGAAAAGATTGTTTTCTGGAACATCAAAATATCCAAAAACTTATCACAAGAGGTAGAATAATTGATCATTAAAAATTGACCCTAAAAATTTAAAATTGTTGACAAATTATCCATCCTTCCAGCCGTTATAGCACATCCATTCCTCTATATTTGCTACCCGCATTTGGCTATGGAAAATTTCGTTGTTTCAGCTCGTAAGTATCGTCCCGCTACCTTTGATCAGGTGGTTGGGCAAAGTGCTATTACCCGGACGTTAGACAATGCCATTGCCAATAATCATTTGGCTCAGGCTTTTTTGTTTTGCGGACCTCGTGGAGTAGGTAAAACCACTTGTGCTCGTATCCTGGCCAGAAAGATCAATTTGGATGGTGTTGAGAATCCGGAAGATGAAGATTTTTCGTTCAACATTTTTGAACTGGATGCTGCCTCGAACAACTCGGTAGAAGATATTCGAAATCTGATTGATCAGGTGAGAATCCCTCCTCAAACGGGTAAGTACCGCGTCTACATCATCGATGAGGTTCACATGCTTTCTCAAGCGGCCTTTAATGCCTTTTTGAAGACGCTCGAAGAGCCACCTGAGTACGCCATTTTTATTTTGGCTACCACAGAAAAGCACAAGATTATTCCTACCATTTTGTCGCGCTGTCAGATTTTCGATTTTAAGCGGATCGAGATTCCCGACATGGTGGCTCAGTTGGATGGTATTGCCAAAAAAGAAGGGGTTGAAGCGGAACAAGATGCCTTGCACGTTATTGCCCAGAAGGCGGATGGTGCTATGCGTGATGCGCTTTCGATTTTTGATCAGATCGTAAGTTTCTGTGGAAACAACATCACCTATAAAGATGTGATCGAAAACCTGAATGTACTCGATTACGATTACTACTTCAAGCTTTCAGATCACTTAGCTACGGGTACTTTGCCTCAGGCTTTGTTGTTGTTTGACGAGATTTTGGAACACGGTTTCGACGGCCACAATTTCATCAACGGATTGGCCGAACATTTCAGAAATCTGCTCGTGTGTAAAGACGAGGCAACTTTGAAATTGCTTTTGGTAGGGGACAATGTAAAAGCCCGCTATGCTGAGCAAGCCAAGTCTATTGAACAAGAGTGGTTGCTCTATGGATTGCGTGTTATTTCCAAAAGTGATGTGCAGTACAAATCCAGCAAAAATCAGCGTCTGTTGGTTGAGTTGACCCTCATGCAGT is a window encoding:
- a CDS encoding 30S ribosomal protein S6 gives rise to the protein MVNRYETVFILTPVLSEDQVKETVKKFEDLLKSLGANITYQDHWGLRKLAYPIQKKSTGFYHLFEFELEGSQIARLEIEMKRDERIMRFLSIKMDKHSIKFAESRRKTDKTPAEA
- a CDS encoding T9SS type A sorting domain-containing protein, producing the protein MGGWYKSGSYAFNLGVGFETIPHNLGKVWHPCFDNFVERATYDLSLKTTGGRLGVGSGVLTQVDTLGLDTLVYHWQLNQQIPTYLYGIAVANYTPILDTIQGVYGPMPKSLYALPGDVNRLKNAFVNLDSAYRSYEKAFGPYHWDRVGYSLTTQGAMEHATNICYPIFPGGQFPDETTMAHELSHHWWGNLVTCETDRDMWINEGMAVFSEYVFQEDLYGDEVMKADMASNLFMVVHDAPLEEDGYQPISGVPRIHTYGTHTYRKGSLVGYNLKTWLGDAVFYDAMTAFLDSFQFDHVNSYTLRDFLTSYTGKDHTSFFDRWVFEPGFPGFSVDTFYMEATAGLNRAHVRIRQRKGGSVEWYDEVPLTLTLWDSLWNASDHPIIVNGEVSNFAIDIPGWAVFAELNRDHELNYAMTSQEQVVKQPGGLNVTHINMAVSCGSVKDSAYVKVAAHWTSPFIDLKNAVDLGVRVNPRRYFAVTGWDKDATFNGAIFYRAKSNGVDQGLIQYHEDSLVLLYREFPGADWELYPHYNVLAGAPNDSNGTVQITQLQLGEYVLAERDSSINESLLSLGAYPFEEKPWMVYPNPAKDQIHFERISDQEARDVVLLDIRGKEKGHYLWNKGEKRLTVPTQTLDNGVYFYLIGNEETNDWSFGRIVIQK
- a CDS encoding M1 family metallopeptidase — protein: MKKPMIGVLEGLLFKNSGVKGWLSVVVLLFPILGIAQDGYNRDRGFDVKHYVFELELSDRSDSLYGKTSIDLKLTDRTDEIQLDLVQSAKGKTGMTVSAVSALNFGVSFKQKKDVLYINLGEFYDTGKEMQVVVEYSGIPADGLIIGENKFGDRTFFGDNWPNRAHHWLPLVDHPYDKATLEFKVTAPEYYSVVSNGALKEISHIGNGQKLTHWISSKELPTKVMVVGVARFAMDISGEVNGHEVSAWVYPQEREKGFYDYARATDILRWFEKKIAPYPYEKLANVQSKTRYGGMENAGCIFYHENSIDGKRGEEPLLTHEIAHQWFGNSASEADWHHVWLSEGFATYLTEVFKQDVYGEAAFDKGMNQAGERVKRYLKVNPKSAIIDTNIRDLNRLLTPSTYQKAAWFLHTLRSYVGDRAFWTGVKEYYETYQYSNAWSEDLREMLEKASGKDLKPLFDTWLYNPGIPTVAYTWEYDEASKKAVVQIIQEQDKPFALPVQIEVVSAGDEQMLHDYLVTDKEWKVEFPMDQAPKAINWSSKSLLINRK
- the dnaX gene encoding DNA polymerase III subunit gamma/tau codes for the protein MENFVVSARKYRPATFDQVVGQSAITRTLDNAIANNHLAQAFLFCGPRGVGKTTCARILARKINLDGVENPEDEDFSFNIFELDAASNNSVEDIRNLIDQVRIPPQTGKYRVYIIDEVHMLSQAAFNAFLKTLEEPPEYAIFILATTEKHKIIPTILSRCQIFDFKRIEIPDMVAQLDGIAKKEGVEAEQDALHVIAQKADGAMRDALSIFDQIVSFCGNNITYKDVIENLNVLDYDYYFKLSDHLATGTLPQALLLFDEILEHGFDGHNFINGLAEHFRNLLVCKDEATLKLLLVGDNVKARYAEQAKSIEQEWLLYGLRVISKSDVQYKSSKNQRLLVELTLMQLASASKVLEKKKT
- a CDS encoding four helix bundle protein; the protein is MRTYDLEQRLIAFSISAVNYTDTIQKTFACDHLCKQLIRSSTSSALNYAESVGSESDKDFIHKQSIVLKELRETFVCLQILEGLNKSSDLSKFNGLEKECEELVKITYASISTVKKRLFSGTSKYPKTYHKR
- the rplI gene encoding 50S ribosomal protein L9, whose translation is MEVILKQNVKGLGDTDDLVTVKDGYGRNYLIPKGMAIVATDSARKVREENLRQRAHKIQKLRDEAESTAKKLAEISIKVGAKVGENGKIFGSVTNLQVADAIKKLGFDIDRKNISILEEPIKQIGTYEAKIKLHKEIESAVKFEVIEE
- the rpsR gene encoding 30S ribosomal protein S18, with the translated sequence MADNQNEIRYLTPINIEIKKEKFCRFRKSRIKYIDYKDANFLLKFVNDQGKILPRRITGTSLKYQRKVSTAIKRARHLALMPYTGDLIK
- a CDS encoding BatD family protein; its protein translation is MNKLLFALYLIALPALGWSQQDSVKTEIKPTEVKRFGVFKVSFSCSCSPDSISQVQIPRYIEVMSGPNRSSSTSIANGKMNTTTTITYLLKANKPGEYSFTSPRFVSEGQTLVSSTQKMTVLSEVASEKEQEIGKKTSSVFDNFFNQNPPDTTLTYRIVIQADSGYVTQSRGKYGRGIKVRDLSNKEVSKLLKSLKLPTATETK